From the Hevea brasiliensis isolate MT/VB/25A 57/8 chromosome 13, ASM3005281v1, whole genome shotgun sequence genome, the window CATCCATCACCAACCATAATACTATACACATTTTGTAcctttttattttcttctaaTTATTCCTtccattattattgttattattattattaaaaaaaattctttaatacaataaaataatcCCTAATGAGATATACACATTCAAGACACAAACAAAGGAATCTCGATTACAGCAAGAATAATAACAAATTCTACTTGTAAAAGATTGATGAAGATGGACTTGTAAAGGTACCATCAaccttttttcttaaaaaaattagtCTTCTTTATACTGATTGCATCAAAACAGCAATGCACTGTTCGATTCacctttttttgatttttttttctattgaaaCCAACTCAGAGGTAATCAagggttttgaatttatattattatattaatgatCTTCTTAATCTGATAATGTAAAATTTCCTTAAAATGGCCAAGAAATGCATCAATACAAACAACTGGAATTGACAAGAACAAGAAATCTACCTCAAGCAAAAATCTTTTTGATCTTTCAGTAGAAAATCCAGGTTTGCAATGGGATTTATCTCTTTATATTCTTGAATTAAATggtaatttattatataaatacaaatataaatatttttaaatgctAATAACAGTTCATGAGTTCTTGTGGGGTGGCCTTTTGTTGCCGTTAGTGATAAGCACGCCTGGCACTCATCATTCCCTCTCTGTCTTTCTCTGTCTCTCTATCTCTAGCTTTTTTCTCTCTAAACTTCATTTGCTATTCTTCTTATTCTTCTCCTTAGccccacttctctctctctctctctctctcacctttTTCTTTCTCCCTGTGCCAGCTTTTCTTTGCCTCTGTTAGTCcaagaaaattaaaagagaagGAGAAGAAACTCTTTCTCTCCTAATTTTGGTAATTAGATTGGATCTGGACTGCTTCTTTATTGTAGTATCTCCTTCAAATACCAGGTATTTCCATTTCAAGATTGAGAATTTGTACCTTTTTCGTTCACTTTTAATGTTTTTAACATATTGGTTTTGAAGTAAAGTTCGCATTGTTAAATCGAATGAAGTCATTACAGTGGACTGTTTGATGAGGTGGTGAAATTGAACGTGGGATATTCTTTTGCTAAATCCTAATATTGTTTTTTAATGGATTGCTATTGGAAGTAGcaaaattttattctttatggttTTGTTTTGTTTGTTTTCGGTTGTGCTTGGTTGATCTGGGTTTTAGAAAGCTCTGGGTTTTTAGAAAACTCTTTTAGCAGTGAATTCTGATTGATCTGGGGTGTATTATCTTGATTTTGTCTTGAGATTTGGCTATGAGAGTCAATGGTGGGCAACTTGATCAAGCTGatattctgtttttttttttttttttaatgtgaatTTTAGTAAAGAATCGTACTTTTTGAGGTATATGGTGTTATCGGATTTCGATGTTTGGAAAACTGAAAATATCTGGTTTTTAGAATGTTGGATTTTCAATATGCGTTTAGttcttttataattattattatttatcatCTTTATCTTGCATACTTTCTGTTCTGATAATTAGCTGGTGTCTCAACTCAAGTGCTTTTTGGCTGTGACTTCTTCCACTGATTTTAGTTAACTGCATAGTCCTCTTTTCCAAGAATCATCTTTAGTGTATTCTGTGTGAAATTTGTCATTTTTTGGTCAGTTGCCCATCTTTACCCCAACATGTGCGTTTATAGAAATCTCAAGAATTGTATCTGATGAAATGTCCGACTTAGATAGGCAGAAAAGTTGTCAGGTTTAATGGGGATGACTGAACAAACAGATGGAAGATGGAACCAACTGGCAATCATTTGAGGCTAATTTCTGACTCCATGTTGTTGAATTGTGTTTTAATGTTATTCCATATTACTAAAACTATGCAGTTCTAGAATTGTAGTTTGTTTAGTGGTTGCATTATCTATCCAGTTGGATGTAGCGACTTTAGTGAGGAATTAATTCTGACTGTACTGAATCTGTCAGGGTACAGGTGAATAGTGTTTGCAGTTCTGTAGTTCACTAGTTCTATTTCTCATCTTTGAATGACAATTGTAATGTGCTGAAATCTCAGGCTTGGGGGCTGGGATGCAGGCATAGGAAAAAACTGGAGATGTGTGAGTGAAATTTGCAGCTGTAAAACTTTTGGAATGATGAGATTGAAGGAGATTTTAGACTAAGTTTTAGACTAAGTTGTAGAAAATTCTGATCATGAACTGTGAAATTGGCTGCAGAAATCTCAGCCTAGGAGGCTGAGATGCTGGAATAGGAAAAAAACTGGAGATTTGTGCGTAAAATTTGTAAGACTATAAAACTTTTGGAATGATGAGATTGAAATAGATTTTTAGACTAAGTTGTAGAAAATTATGATCATAAACTGTGAAATTGGCTGTGAAGCATTCCAATAAATTATACTCAGATTCTGAATTCTGGAATTATTTAAGAGACGTTCCCTCAGAATAGTAGTATGGTGCTTATCTGCTGCTGATGAGGATGTATGTATACATTCTGAAAGGACAGTTTAAGAGGTTTTTGCAAGTTTTAGTGAATGGCTTAAGGCAGTTTGGAACAAGTTTTCTATTGTGATATATAAATATGGGATGATACTGAGTTGTGTTACATGTGCCTATTAGTGGAGGTTCTTGTTTTTACCAGCCTACCCAGTTCAAACAATATTCTTATTTTACTGCGAAATTTAAGTTAGCATAACCATGAAGTCCTGATGATTTTTTTTTAGCTACTAGGTTTTAATTTGAAGTGTAGGCATGATGTACTAGTCATGTTCGACAGCTCTTACATTTGTGTTAGGTTCAACGATTTTTTTCCCTCTTAACTGAAAGTCACTGTGTATCAGCTTGTCTCCATTTTATAGAGTTATGGCCTGGAACTATTTGTTTATATGCTTCCTGcagtaatttatatattattttgcaTTCCATTTTTAAAATTTGTTGTCTGTTCTATTTCAGGGTACTCTTGTTTCCGTGTTCAAGCCAAAGTTTTGGAAATACAAATAATTGAACTGCAGAAGCAATATGGCTGTTTCCATGAGAGATCTTGATTCAGCTTTCCAAGGAGCTGGACAGAAGGCGTATCCTTGATGAAATATATATCATCTTTGTTGTATCATATTCATCAATGATTTAATATGCTGAATTTCTCTTCTTATAGTTTCAGTTGCTATGAAGGGTTGCATACAGTAGTTTCATAATAAATCAAAGGACTAGGTTTTTTTTGCTATTGCTGCTTTTAAGCTTTTATTGATCTCCTAATATAATACTTTCCTTGACCAATATATAGTGGACTTGAAATATGGCGGATTGAAAACTTTCGTCCTGTTCCTGTCCCAAAGTCTTCTTATGGGAAATTTTTCATGGGCGACTCTTATGTTGTTTTGAAGGTTAGTTGTGTGTTTACTGTCCATCTACTTTTTAATTGCATATATGCTCTGCTTGGATTTGAAAGAGATAGGTTTGATAACATCAACTAGATTGTTGGTCTTTATTTTGGTGATGGGACAATGACACTCATTCTCATGAGAATGAGTGTGGACACCAATTATATTTGTCATTGTGGAAGGTCTTAATGCTTTATGTGCGTTCATAAGTCTTTGGAAGAAAACCAACATCAAAGTTTAACTTGACTGCTAGGATTTTCTTACACATTTTTCTAGCAATATTTGAATTCCTACATCTTGATTTTTGTTGGAATATCACTTGTGGGAATAAGTTCCACATTAATAGTGCACGAGAAAATTAAAGGGTATATAAGTGTTGGCAAATTAAACCAAAATGGCTTTAGGCCATTTTGGTGACGGGGAGCTTAGTTTCCAGCCCAATTCAATGCGTGGCCTGTCAGTTTGATATTCACACTCTAGGGTCCATAATCCTTAACATGGTGTCAGAGCAAATCAGGGCCGGGTTTCAGTTTCAGTTCAATTTCTTGGTGTTGCAGCTGCATTTCAGTTTTAGATTTCAAGTGTCAACTAGATGTCCTGGTTGCAACTTGAGAGGGGAGTGTTGGAATAACACTTGTAGGAATAAGTCCCGCATCGGTaatttataagaaaattaaaGGGTATATAAGTGTTGGCAAACCAAACCAAAATGGCTTAGGCTATTTTGGTGATAGGAGCTTAGTTTCAAGTCCAATTCAATGTGTAGCTTGCCAGTTTAATATTCTCACTCCTGGCTAcataattttcaacaatttcatgcttttattgtatttttgctGTTGCTTATGTTTTTGTTTTCCTTGTTTTTTTCATGCATCGAAAACAAAAAGGGGCAAATGTGAAACTGTGCTTTATTTTCTGATAAGTGATCTGATCTGTTCAAATATAATCTGTAATCCAAGTATGGTCCCAGTAATGCAAGTAGGAAGCGCACTCTGCAAAACTGATTGATGTGGCCAAGGAATTCAAgcaaatcatagtcaaatactCAAGAAGCTATGATTATGGTTTAGTTTTAATGTAGTTCATTGGGGAAATTATATAGTATTTTCTAGTTCGTTAGAGTTATACTTATttgtttatttaaatatattagttgttGATCCTTTATTTAAGTCACAGGGATAATTTTGTAATTTCAGATATTCTGGAAAGATTTAGATTTCTATAGGAGTCTTTAATTAGAGTCCTTGTTGGTTAATGATTACTTTTTGGAGTCCAATCCTTCAAGTTCTAGTATACTCTCTGAGTCTATAAATACCTATATTATGTTATGCCATTATGTTAACACTtcttgaaattatgaaaattttgaaaattttatgttaTGCAATTATGTTAAATTACTTTTTGAGGTAAGGAGGAAGATGCCTAAAATTTCAGTGGGTGTTTTAGGTTTCAGGAGAACAACCCAAGCCTGTGTTATtgatcttctctctctctctctctctctctctctctctttttaaataatttatgcagCTTTCGCTTCTATAAATTGTTAGCAGTGATATCAAAAGGCTCCATATTTTATTTGTTGGTCTCCAGCATTTTTACTGAAGCTTATCGATTGCAGTGTAAAATACTTTTTCTCACTTCACAATATACAAATTGGATAAATTTGTGGATGACATGTATATGGTTTCTATTGTGCTTTCTGGATATGTAAGCTATTAAAATTGACTATAATGAATCTTAAATTTAGTATTTTCTGTTTCTATCAATAAGATAAGTATTGTTCTATGGATGACTCAACACTTTACACTTATTTTTGGTTCAAAAGGTGATTGATATTTCTTTTGTCTGCTATCTATGAGTCCACAGTTTCATTAATATATGTTGATTCTTCTTTTCCCTGTTCAGACAACTGCCCTAAAAAGTGGTGCCTTACGCCACGATATTCATTATTGGCTGGGTAAAGATACCTCTCAGGTGACACTATTTTTCACATATTTTTTGTCTTTGTCAGTATTAGTGTCCTGTTCTTTGCTTTGAGTTGTGTGACCACAACTCTTTTAAAAATAGGATGAAGCAGGTTCTGCTGCCGTCAAAACAGTTGAGCTTGATGCAGCTCTTGGAGGTCGTGCTGTACAGTATCGTGAAGTACAGGGCCATGAAACAGAGAAGTTCCTATCTTATTTTAAACCATGTATCATACCTCAAGAAGGTGGGGTTGCATCTGGTTTCAAACATGCCGAGGCCAAAGAACACCAGACCCGCTTGTTTATTTGCAAAGGAAAACATGTTGTTCATGTAAAAGAGGCGAGTCTATTAGTTTACCTTTTCATTGATGAAGAATTACAATCATTATGTATATTTGTCTCTATTTTGATGTTTTATTTTTGGTGCTGGTGATAGGTTCCTTTTGCTCGATCCTCACTCAATCATGATGACATTTTTATTCTTGATACCAAgtcaaaaatttttcaatttaatggtTCGAATTCATCTATCCAAGAGAGAGCTAGAGCTTTGGAAGTAGTCCAGTACATTAAGGATACCTATCATGATGGAAAATGCGAGGTAGCTGCCATTGGTAAGTGGAGCATTATATTGGAAAGTCAAATATTATACTGGAATGGCTATTGCACTTTTTTCTAAATCTAATTATTTTCCATTTTACAGAGGATGGGAAGTTGATGGCTGATGCTGAAACTGGGGAATTCTGGGGTTTCTTTGGTGGTTTTGCTCCACTTCCTAGGAAAACAACCACTGATGACGATAAGACTGCTGATTCTCATCCTACTAAGCTGTTTTGGTAATGATCTGGTCTGTGGGTTTTCCCTTTGTTTTTTGTTCTAATTGTATGTTTCTCTATATCATATTAAATACCAAATTAGATAGCAATGCCAATGATTTTATATTCTGTATTTAATAAGTTTCATTTGAGATGAGAATAATCAGATCCCATGGTGGTGACACATTCTGACTGGCATGTTTTCCCTTCAAGTGTTGATAAGGGGAAGGCAGAACCTGTAGTTGCAGATTCTTTGACAAGGGAATTACTAGACACTAATAGGTGCTGTATTCTAGATTGTGGATTGGAAGTGTTTGTATGGATAGGGAGAAATACCTTACTCGATGAAAGAAAGGCTGCAAGTGGAGCTGCAGAGGTATCGCTTAGTCCTTTCATATTCACTATGGacattttatgatatttactttaatgcaaattctcaTTCATCCATGCTAATTGTTGATCTTGCTAATCAGGAGTTAGTCATTGGAGCTGATCGGCCAAATTCCCACATTATTCGTGTAATTGAGGGTTTTGAGACAGTGATATTCCGGTCAAAGTTTGAATCATGGCCGCAGACCACTAATGTAGCTGTGTCGGAGGATGGTAGAGGCAATGTTGCAGGTTGGTAAATCTATATTTTAGAGTTCTAATACTCTTGCTGATAGAGTTAGGAACACGCAAGAACATGCAATAAGAGGAAAGTATAATATTGATTtcactgtaaataatatcagtatTACAATGAATCAAACCAGCAATACTCTAGCTCCTCTTCCTTCTGCTCAAAACAGAGAACATAAAAAGAGAATAAAAGAAACGGAAAAAATTCCCAAACTAGCTCAAGCTAGCCCAGCTATTGCTGAATTACAAGTTTAAAACCCAGAATGGCTATATCAGCTGAGATACTCTTATTTATAGTTGGAAATATACTCCAATGATGATTCAAGGGCCATGTGGATTGCCACCCGCAAATTCCTCCAACTGCATAACCTCCAATTGATTCCCTTCCAGCTGTCCTGTTCTATAATCATTCTTCTTCTTGTAATTCCTGCTGTAGTAAACTCTCAAAGGTTGTGGATTTCAGCCCATCATTCCTGACACATCAGTACTGCTCGTATCACTTGCATTTTGGTTTTCGTACCCAAGAATCTAAccattattttgattaataatacTATATCTGGTGCTGGTATTTTTATCACTAACAGGTTGAAGTTATATTTAGTTCTTATTTTTTGGTGATTCTGCAGCACTTCTAAGACGGCAGGGGGTAAATGTCAAGGGCCTTGTGAAGGCTGCTCCGGCAAAGGAAGAACCTCAACCGTACATTGATGTCACAGGAAATCTGCAGGTGCTGTATGTATTTTCCCATTGCCAATAATTTATTCAACTTGGGATTCTAGGTTTTTAGGTGGCTGGTTCTCGATTTATTTTCCTCTTGATTTTACATCTTTATAATCATGCAATTAGTGGTGGAAAATCTTAAAAAGTTTACCcacaatttacagaaggaaaattttaaacaaATAGGTCTAAGGGTtctgtttcttaatttttttttctactaGGGCATATTTTTTTTGCTTTTGGATCCAATCCAATACAGTATCTGTCTGTTGCATCTCCTGTTTTTACCAGAATACCTGTATGTATATTGGTAGCAGTAGCAGATGTCATCTAAAAGACTTATGGAATACATCAAATAGAGTTCCaatggaattaattttgaaatctGTAAATATAGTAGGAAAGTGAGAATTTGTGTGTTATGCTTCAGGAACATGACATTTTATTGGAAGTTTTCAAAAGATTCTAGAAACGTTTCTGAAATGTCAGAGAACCATACATCAATAAACAAATTATGAGAGATGTGCTACTTTTATGAATATATCAATGAGCAAATTTGTGCAAAAATAACCATAGAAATATGTTTTCTGTGAGTTTGATAAATGGTTACAGGTTCTGGTTTCTCTATATATGAAATGCTTCTTGACCATTTTGTAAATGCATCCTTGTGTTTTCAGTCTCTATAATCAATTATCTATGTTATCTGCTTCTCTGTCCATATGGAATATATTGTGATCGTTCTTCATAATCTGTCATATGTCTACATATTTGATCACGTTGCTAATTGCATCTCCAAGCTTGATTGCACAGGTTTGGCGTGTGGATGGCCAGGAAAAGGTTCTCCTTCAAGCTTCAGATCAGTCCAAATTTTACAATGGAGATTGCTATATTTTTCAGTATTCATATCCAGGAGAAGACAAGGATGAATATCTTATAGGAACATGGTTTGGGAAGAATAGTGTTGAGGTGAATTTCAAGCATTTTCTACTAACTTTGTTCCTTCCTCTGTCCTTCTCCCTGTTAATTATGCTCTCATATCCCCATTTGAAAGAGGCTTGACCAATAATGAGAGGGTTTGAAAGATTCTATGTTCACTCATTCCTCTGAATGGCTTGGGGGTTGGCTTGCCTGTGTGAGTAAAGAGGTGCTGCCATTAATACCTTAGGAAAATGTTACAAGAAAAAGTGGGGACATCAAGTGTCTACAATAGGGAGAACAGAGAAGCGAGTCATTAATACTTGTATTttagtatttaaaattatatatggaTTTCAAATTCATTGACTGCCTTATGACTATGACCTCTGGGTCTTACATATTTCTTTATGGTTATCTTTTGTATGCAAACACTGTTCTATTGTCTAGCACTAGGCAAATTTCAGCTATTCTCTACTTAACATGGTTTCTAAAGTGTAGCAGAGAAAAAGTAGATGGTAGAAATTTCACATACAAGGCTTGTATCTCTCTCTCCTTTTATGGACATGTTATTTGAACTAGAATAGTCTCAATGCAAATCTTTTTTACATTATCTTTTTATGTCTATTATCTTTGACATTGTTAGATATCGATCTGGACTTTTTGGCTTTTAGAGCACATGTGATTCATCTTACTCCTTAGTTTTGTTAGATATCAATCTTGATTTGTTGGAATGAAGATTTCACCATCTCTTCCCTTCTCTTACTATTGCAGAATAGGAAGATGATATTCCTAATACAATTTAGGAATTATATTCTATGTAAAAGTAGGAAATTTAAGAGTTCTATTCTTTTGGAATTTTATTCTTATTAGGTCTATTATTTATGggttttattattttctaatttattttggtttaatttagtatttttaattaggATTGAATTAGGGTTATAAAATCCTAATGTGATTGGGATTCCTAATTCTATAAATAAGACCTAGGGTTTCTATTGTTATTAGACAAGCTTTGTTATGACAATATCTATGAGATCAATAATATCTTgagaattaattttttctttcctttttttttttcaagaattGGTCCTTGATTTCTCTTCTTCTTGGTTCTTTCCTTTTGTTTTCCATCACTTACTGTCTCTCTTACTCTTTTAGTAGGGCAATAACATATTTCATGTCTATGTCTAATTAGCTGGCTTCATAGGTGTAATGCCTTATTTTGTTTCCTTCTCTCACTGTCTGTGATCATTCTTTGGGCTCTCATGCAAATTGTGGGCTGTGAAAATTGGCAAAAAGATATATGGCACTTCTTGTGGCTAAATTGATGCTCATTCTTTAGCATGTAATGCAAATAGACCATAAATTTTTTAAGCATTAAGCTCAATTATATGTGGTCTAAACTTCCAATATACACATCAAATCATTGGGTTTGTATGTGTTGACTTTATTGGATAATAGCAGTAAAGAAACTAGCATCTGGTTCAGCGTAATGATTGACAAAATTGATACGTGGATTTCTCCTGCTCTCTATGTTATTTTATAAAACTGTAGAAGTATCAATATTTGAATGATGGTGTGTTTTTCTATTATTGTCTACTTATAACGCATTTCTTATTGATTTATAGGAGGAAAGAGCTGCTGCTATTTCACTAACAAGCAAGATGGTTGAATCATTGAAGTTTCTGCCTGCCCAGGTGGTTTATCTTGCCACTGATTTCTTTTGTCAAATTGATAAGATGTATTTTCTGGGAGCTCTTTCTGATCTTATTCTACAATTAGGCTCGATTGTATGAAGGAAATGAACCAATTCAGTTCTTTACAATCATGCAAAGCTTCATTGCTTTTAAGGTTTGTGGGCTTTTTAGATCTGCTGGAATGAGCTTTAAATAAGGGTTCATTCGTTGCTTATAGTTTAGCCTTGACCTTTTCCAAACTTACGATCAAATCAACTAATCTAATGTTTATCAGGGCGGTCTTAGCACTGGATACAAGAATTATATTGCGGAGAAGGAACTCCCAGATGACACATACAAGGAGAACGGTATTGCATTATTTCGAGTTCAGGGTTCTGGACCAGATAATATGCAGGCAATACAAGTTGAACCAGTATGTCATCCTCTTTTGTTATCACTAGTGGAACTTCTTTGTTATgtgattttaaatatttaagttAGAACTCTTAGTTTACAATTAGGAAATTTTTACTATGAGTCTGATTGCTTATTTTAATACCAGCCAATTTTGCAAGCAGGATTGATGACT encodes:
- the LOC131169138 gene encoding villin-4-like encodes the protein MAVSMRDLDSAFQGAGQKAGLEIWRIENFRPVPVPKSSYGKFFMGDSYVVLKTTALKSGALRHDIHYWLGKDTSQDEAGSAAVKTVELDAALGGRAVQYREVQGHETEKFLSYFKPCIIPQEGGVASGFKHAEAKEHQTRLFICKGKHVVHVKEVPFARSSLNHDDIFILDTKSKIFQFNGSNSSIQERARALEVVQYIKDTYHDGKCEVAAIEDGKLMADAETGEFWGFFGGFAPLPRKTTTDDDKTADSHPTKLFCVDKGKAEPVVADSLTRELLDTNRCCILDCGLEVFVWIGRNTLLDERKAASGAAEELVIGADRPNSHIIRVIEGFETVIFRSKFESWPQTTNVAVSEDGRGNVAALLRRQGVNVKGLVKAAPAKEEPQPYIDVTGNLQVWRVDGQEKVLLQASDQSKFYNGDCYIFQYSYPGEDKDEYLIGTWFGKNSVEEERAAAISLTSKMVESLKFLPAQARLYEGNEPIQFFTIMQSFIAFKGGLSTGYKNYIAEKELPDDTYKENGIALFRVQGSGPDNMQAIQVEPVASSLNSSYCYILHNDSFIFTWSGNLTTSDDQELVERQLDLIKPNVQSKPQKEGSESEQFWDLLGGKTEYPSQKIGREAERDPHLFSSTFSKGNLKVAEIYNFTQDDLMTEDIFIFDCHSEIFVWVGQQVDTKSKMNALTIGEKFLENDFLLEKLSCEAPIYIVMEGSEPPFFTRFFEWDSAKSAMHGNSFQRKLAIVKNGGTPIVDKPKRRTPVSHGGRSSVPDKSQRSRSMSFSPDRVRVRGRSPAFNALAANFENPNGRNLSTPPPVVRKVYPKSVSPDSATVASKSAAIAALTATFEQPPPARQVIMPRSVKVSPEAAKSTPNSAAKSTPKATPEKSTPDLNNKGNSMSNRIESLTIKEDVKEGEAEDEEGLPIYPYDCLKINSTDPVTEIDVTKRETYLSSAEFREKFGMAKDAFYKMPKWKQNKLKMALHLF